GTACCTGCTTTTAGAAAAATGGAGGAAAGAGCCCGCTTTAATTTGATAGAGAAAGCACACCAATCAGTTGATGGGAGGGTAATTTACTCGCATTTACGTTGGTCTGTGACAATTGGGCTTAGGTGGTTAGACACATCAAAGTGCTGTACGCAGACAATAAGTAAAATCAAGCATAAGAATTACCGTGGCCCTTGATACTCTACCAATCGTAAAGAATCATTGTTGATAGCGAATAGATAGCCGTATTGGCCGTCGGCTAGTTGAATTGAGGCAGCTTCTTTTACTTCACCACGAACATATAAGCCTGTTTGTTGGGGTGATAAACCTGCAAATTCTTGAGTGTTTTTTTGTAGTAGTAGCCCGTAGCCTGCATCATTACGAGGAGTTTCTACTTCGGAATGGCTTTGTTGCAACGCAACAAAAACAGGCATAGTTGAGTATTTGAATCATAGCGATACAAACCAAATACTTAAGCCATGCCTGAATCGAAAGATAAGTATAAACATAGAGACTGGAAAGCCTATAATGAATCATTATGCCGCCGAGGCAGCCTAGTGTTATGGCTGGATGAAAAGGTGTACCGCCATTGGCGCGATGTCTCGTTACATGGCAAATCCAGGGGAAGCCTATGACTATTTCGTACGCAACTAAAAGTTGTGCGGAAGAGATTGCTTGGCGGGTTAGCTACCAGCTTCTCCCTTTGATAAAATGCTTTTAGCTAAATCTATTCTCCGTTGGGTGTAAGCACCGTCGAGTATCTTCGTAAATGAGGATGTTAATCAACCGCTTTAGTGCATATTGTCTATTGCCTCCAAACGATTGACGGAACATTGTTAACTGACGATGCGTAGTTGTATGCCTAACCCAATGGCAATTCATTTTGAGCACTTTACGCGTAACAACAACTCTTAGAAGCTGTTTGAGTTAGTAAATCTTGGCAGAAAGAGCTATTGTTTTTGATGCGAAACAAAATTTATAGCTCCGATCTTTCTGCCAAGTCATGGCAAAGTATAGAGAAATTGATTAGCGTACAAAGAAAAAGTAAATGGGAACTAAAAGACATCGTAGATAGTATCCTGTACCTGACTAAAAACGGCTGTGTCTGGCGTGACCTTCCCGGCTGTTTCCCCCCATGGCCGACGGTATTCTGGTATTTTTCCAAATGGACTGCCGATGGTACCTGGAAAAACATCAGTGATTGTTTGACGGTGGACCTGCGAGAAAAAGTAGGAAAACCCGTTCAACCAAGTGTCGGTATCATTGACAGCCAGAGCGTGAAAAACAGCCCTACTGCCACAGAAAGTACAGGAATAGATGCCGGAAAGAAACTTAAAGGGCGAAAACGATTTTTCTTGGTGGATACGATGGGGAATTTACTGGACAGCTTCGTAGTGCCTGCTAACTGCTATGATGGGACCACTGCCCTTTCTTGCTGGAGTAAACTGTCTGTTGATAACTTGTTATTGGATAATATTCGATATGTATATGCTGATGGCACATTCGGTGGGCAGTTCAAACAGGAAATGGGCACACAATTTGAAGTATCGGTGATTATCCCCAAGGTACCCATTGCCAAAAAAGGAAATGTCTGTATACACGAAAACAGATGGATTGTAGAAAGAACGATAGCATGGACAATCAATAATAGAAGATGCGTGAAGGATTATGGGCGTAAAACTAAACATGCCAATGCTTTCTTAACGATAGCAAATATCAGAAGAATTGTACGAAAAATTTAACTCAGACAGCTTCTTAGAAAGGTTCTATTTTTTCAGTTGGCTAGCCCATAAACGGATAACGAAAATTAGTGGGCGGATCAAAAGTTTCTTTGATAGTACGAGGTGATACCCAGCGTAGTAGGTTGAGCGCTGCTCCCGCTTTATCGTTCGTA
This region of Tunicatimonas pelagia genomic DNA includes:
- a CDS encoding IS5 family transposase; amino-acid sequence: MRNKIYSSDLSAKSWQSIEKLISVQRKSKWELKDIVDSILYLTKNGCVWRDLPGCFPPWPTVFWYFSKWTADGTWKNISDCLTVDLREKVGKPVQPSVGIIDSQSVKNSPTATESTGIDAGKKLKGRKRFFLVDTMGNLLDSFVVPANCYDGTTALSCWSKLSVDNLLLDNIRYVYADGTFGGQFKQEMGTQFEVSVIIPKVPIAKKGNVCIHENRWIVERTIAWTINNRRCVKDYGRKTKHANAFLTIANIRRIVRKI